In one Umezawaea sp. Da 62-37 genomic region, the following are encoded:
- a CDS encoding NAD(P)/FAD-dependent oxidoreductase — MAEATRVVIVGGGFAGFQAARSLSRALPRDAPVEIVLVNRTDYFLYLPLLPEVAAAVVDPRRVTVSLSAALPRVRLAQGDVNGISLDDRTVSYTDPEGGSHELRYDRLVLASGSVNKLLPIPGVAEHAHGFRGVAEALYLRDHVIRQVELAAATDNPEERDARCTFVVVGAGYTGTEVAAQGPLFTKAIAKRHRQLRDQRMRWILLDVAPKVLPELDSRLSRAADKVLRGRGVEVRMGDSVREATKEGVHLKSGGFVGTRTLAWCVGVRPDPLTESTGLETKKGRLVVEPNLSVAGRPEVFCCGDAAAVPDLTRPGEVTAMTAQHAARQGTLAGKNVAASLGYGDRLRDYKHHDLGFVVDLGGTQAAANPLHIPLSGFIAKIVTRGYHLMAMPGNRIRTAADWALDAVLSRQSVQLGLVRSNAVPLETTKPS; from the coding sequence ATGGCCGAAGCGACTCGTGTAGTGATCGTCGGTGGTGGGTTCGCCGGGTTCCAGGCGGCTCGATCCCTGTCCCGCGCACTGCCGCGCGACGCGCCGGTGGAGATCGTCCTGGTGAACCGCACCGACTACTTCCTCTACCTGCCCCTGCTCCCCGAGGTCGCCGCGGCCGTCGTGGACCCGCGCCGGGTGACCGTGTCGCTGTCCGCGGCGCTGCCGAGGGTCCGGCTGGCGCAGGGCGACGTGAACGGCATCTCGCTCGACGACCGCACGGTGTCCTACACCGATCCTGAGGGCGGCTCCCACGAGCTGCGCTACGACCGGCTCGTCCTGGCGTCGGGCAGCGTGAACAAGCTGCTGCCCATCCCCGGTGTCGCCGAGCACGCCCACGGCTTCCGCGGCGTGGCCGAGGCGCTGTACCTGCGCGACCACGTCATCCGGCAGGTCGAGCTGGCCGCCGCCACCGACAATCCCGAGGAACGCGACGCGCGGTGCACGTTCGTCGTCGTCGGCGCCGGCTACACCGGCACCGAGGTCGCCGCCCAGGGGCCGCTGTTCACCAAGGCGATCGCCAAGCGCCACCGGCAGCTCCGCGACCAGCGCATGCGCTGGATCCTGCTCGACGTGGCCCCCAAGGTCCTGCCCGAACTCGACTCGCGGCTCTCCCGCGCCGCGGACAAGGTGCTGCGCGGCCGCGGGGTCGAGGTGCGGATGGGCGACTCGGTGCGCGAGGCGACCAAGGAAGGCGTGCACCTGAAGTCCGGCGGTTTCGTCGGGACCAGGACGCTGGCCTGGTGCGTCGGCGTCCGCCCCGACCCGCTCACCGAGAGCACGGGCCTGGAGACGAAGAAGGGCAGGCTCGTCGTCGAGCCCAACCTCTCCGTCGCGGGCCGCCCCGAGGTGTTCTGCTGCGGCGACGCCGCCGCCGTCCCCGACCTCACCCGACCGGGCGAGGTCACCGCCATGACCGCCCAGCACGCCGCCCGCCAGGGCACCCTCGCGGGCAAGAACGTCGCCGCCTCGCTCGGCTACGGCGACCGCCTGCGCGACTACAAGCACCACGACCTCGGCTTCGTCGTCGACCTCGGCGGCACGCAGGCCGCCGCGAACCCCTTGCACATCCCCCTTTCCGGCTTCATCGCCAAGATCGTCACCCGCGGCTACCACCTGATGGCCATGCCCGGCAACAGGATCCGCACCGCGGCCGACTGGGCCCTCGACGCCGTCCTCAGCCGCCAGTCCGTCCAACTCGGCCTCGTCCGCTCCAACGCCGTGCCGCTGGAGACGACGAAACCGAGCTGA
- a CDS encoding DSD1 family PLP-dependent enzyme, with product MTTPHLLLDLAKVRRNVDRLRTHLAGLGTALRPHVKTSKSVDVTRLLFDGGTGPITVSTLREAEAFAASGFTDIVYAVGIAPHKLDRVLDLRRSGVDLVVLLDSVAQAHAVAEAGVPALIEVDCDGHRGGVTPGAPEVLEIAAVLGDHLRGVLTHAGESYSCFTEPELVAAAEHERATAVRVAEDLRAAGFPAPVVSVGSTPTAHSARDLTGVTEVRAGNFVFFDLVMAGIGVCTVDDLALSVVTTVIGHRPDKGWILTDAGWMATSRDRGTAAQPIDQGYGLVVAEDGTPIPDLLMTGASQEHGVLSLRAGSTAPFPDLPVGTRVRVLPNHACATAAQHDHYNLVDSSTVWPRVNGW from the coding sequence ATGACCACTCCCCACCTGTTGCTGGACCTGGCCAAGGTCAGGCGCAACGTCGACCGCCTCCGCACCCACCTGGCAGGCCTCGGCACCGCGTTGCGACCGCACGTGAAGACCTCGAAGTCCGTGGACGTGACCCGGCTGCTGTTCGACGGCGGCACCGGGCCGATCACCGTGTCCACCCTGCGCGAGGCGGAAGCGTTCGCGGCCAGCGGTTTCACCGACATCGTCTACGCCGTCGGCATCGCCCCGCACAAGCTCGACCGGGTGCTCGACCTCCGCCGGTCCGGTGTGGACCTGGTCGTGCTCCTGGACAGCGTCGCCCAGGCCCATGCCGTCGCCGAGGCGGGCGTGCCCGCGTTGATCGAGGTCGACTGCGACGGCCACCGCGGCGGCGTCACGCCCGGCGCGCCGGAAGTCCTGGAGATCGCCGCCGTGCTGGGCGACCACCTCCGCGGCGTCCTAACCCACGCGGGCGAGTCGTACTCCTGCTTCACCGAACCGGAACTCGTGGCCGCGGCCGAGCACGAGCGCGCCACCGCCGTCCGCGTGGCGGAAGACCTGCGGGCGGCCGGTTTCCCCGCGCCGGTCGTCAGCGTCGGCTCCACGCCGACCGCCCACTCCGCCCGTGACCTGACCGGTGTCACGGAGGTGCGAGCCGGCAACTTCGTGTTCTTCGACCTGGTCATGGCGGGCATCGGCGTGTGCACCGTGGACGACCTCGCCCTGTCCGTGGTCACGACCGTCATCGGCCACCGCCCGGACAAGGGTTGGATCCTGACCGACGCGGGCTGGATGGCCACCTCCCGCGACCGCGGCACCGCCGCCCAGCCGATCGACCAGGGCTACGGCCTCGTGGTCGCGGAGGACGGCACGCCCATCCCGGACCTGCTGATGACCGGCGCCAGCCAGGAGCACGGCGTCCTGTCGCTGCGCGCGGGCAGCACGGCGCCCTTCCCCGATCTCCCCGTGGGCACCCGTGTCCGCGTGCTGCCCAACCACGCGTGCGCCACCGCGGCGCAGCACGACCACTACAACCTCGTGGACTCCAGCACCGTCTGGCCGCGGGTGAACGGCTGGTGA
- a CDS encoding PAS domain-containing protein — protein MTEDELLLREAETIATALGRMFPGLCEVVLHDLRDPEHTIRVIENNLSGRSIGDPATEIGVARIQDPDYPNVIQNYPNTFPDGRPAKSTSIGIKNSEGTYIAALCLNLDVSLFATVARSLHNLVRTDEQQQPLVENLRARTVDELRSLVEEFAAARGQTPRGLSPAARKELLRSLKEGGFLDVKHSVPALTDILGVSRATVYNYVS, from the coding sequence ATGACCGAGGACGAACTGCTGCTGCGCGAGGCGGAGACGATCGCGACCGCGCTCGGCCGGATGTTCCCCGGCCTGTGCGAGGTGGTCCTGCACGACCTGCGCGACCCCGAGCACACCATCCGGGTCATCGAGAACAACCTGTCCGGCCGGTCGATCGGCGACCCCGCCACGGAGATCGGCGTGGCGCGGATCCAGGACCCGGACTACCCGAACGTCATCCAGAACTACCCCAACACCTTTCCCGACGGGCGACCCGCGAAGAGCACGTCCATCGGCATCAAGAACAGCGAGGGCACCTACATCGCCGCGCTCTGCCTGAACCTCGACGTGTCGCTGTTCGCCACGGTCGCCCGCAGCCTGCACAACCTCGTGCGCACCGACGAGCAGCAGCAGCCGCTCGTCGAGAACCTCCGCGCCCGCACCGTCGACGAGCTCCGCTCGCTCGTCGAGGAGTTCGCCGCCGCCCGCGGCCAGACCCCGCGCGGCCTGAGCCCGGCCGCCCGGAAGGAACTCCTGCGCTCCCTCAAGGAGGGCGGGTTCCTCGACGTGAAGCACTCGGTCCCGGCGCTTACCGACATCCTCGGCGTCTCCCGCGCCACCGTCTACAACTACGTGAGTTGA
- a CDS encoding pyridoxal-phosphate dependent enzyme — MYLDTRSGRTYPIDAERWRGDDGAPLTVAPSPGIGPDDVDTGVRSLWRYRAALPGGIGRPVSLGEGCTPLVEGRWGGTAVRFKLEWFSPTGSFKDRGTTVMMSMLARSGVDAVVEDSSGNGGSSVAAYSAAAGIKARILAPEGTSPAKVLQSRAYGAEVVLVPGDRSATSAQALRESADTCYASHNWHPFFLEGTKTLAYELWEDLGFTAPDNVVTVAGAGSIVLGCDLGFTELLAAGRIDRLPRLLVAQPSNCAPIDARFHGRSEVSFAPTIAEGTAIREPVRLPEVLAAIRRSGGDVAAIPEADIVAAVRGLAGMGLYAEPTSATAAAAVDVFTARGAIRPGDTTVVVLTGSGLKAATAMGGLFG; from the coding sequence ATGTACCTCGACACGAGGTCCGGCAGGACCTATCCGATCGACGCCGAGCGGTGGCGCGGGGACGACGGGGCGCCGTTGACGGTGGCCCCGTCGCCCGGCATCGGCCCGGATGACGTGGACACGGGCGTCCGGTCGCTCTGGCGCTACCGGGCCGCGCTGCCGGGCGGCATCGGGCGGCCCGTCTCGCTCGGCGAGGGCTGCACCCCGCTGGTCGAGGGGCGGTGGGGCGGCACGGCCGTGCGGTTCAAGCTGGAGTGGTTCAGCCCCACCGGGAGCTTCAAGGACCGCGGCACCACCGTGATGATGTCGATGCTGGCCCGGTCCGGTGTGGACGCCGTCGTCGAGGACAGCTCCGGCAACGGCGGCTCGTCCGTCGCGGCCTACAGCGCCGCCGCGGGCATCAAGGCCCGGATCCTGGCGCCGGAGGGCACCTCGCCCGCGAAGGTGTTGCAGAGCAGGGCCTACGGCGCCGAGGTCGTGCTGGTGCCGGGCGACCGCTCGGCTACCTCCGCGCAGGCGCTGCGGGAATCGGCCGACACCTGCTACGCGAGCCACAACTGGCACCCGTTCTTCCTCGAGGGCACCAAGACCCTCGCCTACGAGCTGTGGGAGGACCTCGGGTTCACCGCACCGGACAACGTCGTCACGGTGGCGGGCGCCGGCAGCATCGTGCTGGGCTGCGACCTCGGGTTCACCGAACTCCTGGCGGCGGGCCGGATCGACCGCCTCCCCCGGCTGCTGGTGGCCCAGCCGTCGAACTGCGCGCCGATCGACGCGCGTTTCCACGGCCGCTCGGAGGTCTCGTTCGCCCCCACGATCGCCGAGGGCACCGCGATCCGCGAACCCGTCCGGCTGCCGGAGGTGCTCGCCGCCATCCGGCGTTCCGGCGGTGACGTGGCCGCGATCCCGGAGGCCGACATCGTCGCCGCCGTCCGCGGTCTGGCGGGGATGGGCCTGTACGCCGAGCCCACCAGCGCGACGGCCGCCGCGGCCGTCGACGTGTTCACCGCGCGCGGCGCGATCCGCCCCGGTGACACGACCGTCGTCGTGCTGACCGGCTCCGGCCTCAAGGCCGCCACCGCGATGGGCGGGTTGTTCGGATGA
- a CDS encoding ornithine cyclodeaminase family protein, with protein MRFLSETESAALITEQLAYDAVRAALIAAVDPRSTVFPALPAHGTLPHNRFTMKSASAHDVAGVKIGSYWPDNTAIPRHNSTILLIDQDTGRIAAVVEAGTVNAYRTAAADAVAADTLARADSSTLTVFGTGHQARYECTALARIRPIDTVHVVARTPAHGADMVDHLTAKGLKAVVTPAEEAVRAADIVVTATTARSPLFDAAWVRPGTHLASMGSDARGKQELPPALLAAAALFCDLPEQSTTIGEFQHAAGASVTALGDVLTGRAPGRQDDDAVTVFDSSGIALQDLYVAVALLALG; from the coding sequence ATGCGCTTCCTGTCCGAGACCGAGTCCGCCGCCCTCATCACCGAACAGCTGGCCTACGACGCCGTCCGCGCCGCGCTGATCGCCGCCGTGGACCCGCGCAGCACCGTCTTCCCCGCCCTCCCCGCCCACGGCACCCTGCCGCACAACAGGTTCACCATGAAGTCGGCCTCGGCCCACGACGTGGCGGGCGTGAAGATCGGCAGCTACTGGCCCGACAACACCGCGATCCCCCGGCACAACTCCACCATCCTGCTGATCGACCAGGACACCGGCCGGATCGCCGCGGTCGTGGAGGCGGGCACCGTCAACGCCTACCGCACCGCGGCGGCCGACGCCGTGGCCGCGGACACCCTCGCCCGCGCGGACTCCAGCACGCTGACCGTCTTCGGCACCGGCCACCAGGCCCGCTACGAGTGCACGGCCCTGGCCCGGATCCGTCCGATCGACACCGTCCACGTCGTGGCCCGCACCCCCGCCCACGGCGCGGACATGGTGGACCACCTCACCGCCAAGGGCCTCAAGGCCGTCGTCACCCCGGCCGAGGAAGCCGTGCGCGCGGCGGACATCGTCGTCACCGCCACCACGGCCCGGTCACCGCTGTTCGACGCGGCCTGGGTCCGCCCCGGCACCCACCTCGCCTCGATGGGCTCGGACGCGCGCGGCAAGCAGGAACTCCCGCCCGCCCTGCTCGCCGCGGCCGCGCTGTTCTGCGACCTGCCCGAGCAGTCCACGACGATCGGCGAGTTCCAGCACGCCGCGGGCGCGTCGGTCACCGCCCTGGGCGACGTCCTGACCGGCCGGGCGCCCGGCAGGCAGGACGACGACGCCGTCACCGTGTTCGACAGCTCGGGCATCGCCCTCCAGGACCTCTACGTCGCCGTGGCCCTGCTCGCCCTCGGCTGA
- a CDS encoding MerR family transcriptional regulator yields MAVAVLLSIGEFSTMTRLSRKALRHYHELGLLEPARIDPVSGYRYYDTGQVRAAQLIRRFRDLDMPVPEVKAVLEAPDDSARDEVVAAHLRRLESRLDRTRDAISALRGLLSPGVAPIRVEFREVPAVRAAAISEVVGIAGVEQWYRDAEAEIGAVVGAVASGPLQGMYATGLFSDDLGAVTLFVPVEAELTVSGRVRVVEIPAARLAVTVHEGTHDRADRTYGALGTYVAERGIGADGPVREVYLGDRMEICWPVTSGSRP; encoded by the coding sequence GTGGCCGTGGCGGTTCTGCTGTCCATCGGGGAGTTCTCCACGATGACCCGGTTGAGCCGGAAGGCCTTGCGGCACTACCACGAGCTGGGGTTGCTGGAGCCCGCGCGGATCGATCCGGTGTCGGGGTACCGCTACTACGACACCGGGCAGGTCAGGGCGGCCCAGCTGATCCGGCGGTTCCGGGACCTGGACATGCCGGTGCCGGAGGTGAAGGCGGTGCTGGAGGCGCCGGACGACTCGGCGCGCGACGAGGTGGTCGCGGCGCACCTGCGGCGGCTGGAGTCCCGGTTGGACCGGACGCGTGACGCGATCTCGGCGTTGCGGGGGCTGCTCTCTCCTGGTGTCGCGCCGATCCGGGTGGAGTTCCGGGAGGTGCCCGCGGTGCGGGCGGCGGCGATCTCCGAAGTGGTCGGGATCGCGGGCGTGGAGCAGTGGTACCGGGACGCTGAGGCCGAGATCGGGGCCGTGGTGGGGGCGGTCGCTTCGGGGCCGCTGCAAGGGATGTACGCGACCGGGCTGTTCAGCGACGACCTGGGCGCGGTCACGCTGTTCGTGCCCGTCGAGGCGGAACTCACGGTGTCCGGGCGGGTGCGGGTGGTGGAGATCCCGGCCGCACGGCTGGCGGTGACCGTGCACGAGGGGACGCACGACCGGGCGGATCGGACGTACGGCGCGTTGGGGACTTACGTGGCCGAGCGCGGGATCGGCGCGGACGGGCCGGTGCGCGAGGTCTACTTGGGCGACCGGATGGAGATCTGCTGGCCGGTGACCTCGGGTTCCCGGCCCTGA
- a CDS encoding nuclear transport factor 2 family protein, whose translation MSAPAVVTRYLKAADAGDALAVAECFAEDGTVVDEGVLHRGRAEIVGWREETASRWTYTSTVTGSEPVGEGRFRVTAHLEGDFPGGQVDLGFDFTVHDGLISALVIGE comes from the coding sequence ATGAGCGCACCTGCGGTGGTAACCCGTTACCTCAAGGCCGCCGACGCGGGTGACGCACTGGCCGTCGCCGAGTGCTTCGCCGAGGACGGGACGGTGGTGGACGAAGGCGTGCTGCACCGGGGGCGGGCGGAGATCGTCGGGTGGCGGGAGGAGACCGCGAGCCGGTGGACGTACACGTCGACGGTGACGGGGAGTGAGCCGGTGGGGGAGGGGCGCTTCCGGGTGACGGCGCACCTGGAGGGGGATTTCCCCGGTGGGCAGGTCGACCTGGGGTTCGACTTCACCGTGCACGATGGACTGATCAGCGCGCTGGTGATCGGGGAGTAG
- a CDS encoding maleylpyruvate isomerase family mycothiol-dependent enzyme has product MDFDRHRAEIVAQTELLAAAIERADLTAPVPSCPGWNVGQLTRHLGGGQRWSADVVRTRATEPPPDDFFRDLSPYADEDPMVVGPWLTVGALALSEALGEAGPDAAMWTPLPDGTPRFWARRFAHETVVHRADAVLALGQEFVLAPEVAVDAVDEWMELGALPVMLEIKPEQRELLGPGRTIHLHATDVDDAEWVVDLTGEVIRWRRAHEKAAVAVRGPLVELLLVLYGRRSVGSGTVEVLGDGELLDFFLKRVAFG; this is encoded by the coding sequence ATGGACTTCGACCGACATCGCGCGGAGATCGTCGCGCAGACGGAGTTGTTGGCCGCGGCGATCGAGCGCGCGGACCTGACCGCGCCGGTGCCGTCGTGCCCTGGGTGGAACGTGGGCCAGTTGACGCGCCACCTGGGCGGCGGTCAGCGGTGGTCCGCCGACGTGGTGCGCACGCGGGCCACCGAGCCGCCGCCGGACGACTTCTTCCGCGACCTGTCCCCGTACGCGGACGAGGATCCGATGGTCGTCGGCCCCTGGCTCACGGTGGGCGCGCTCGCGTTGTCCGAAGCGCTGGGCGAGGCGGGGCCGGACGCGGCGATGTGGACACCGCTGCCGGATGGGACACCCCGGTTCTGGGCGCGCCGGTTCGCGCACGAGACGGTCGTGCACCGGGCGGACGCGGTTCTGGCTCTGGGGCAGGAGTTCGTGCTCGCGCCCGAGGTCGCCGTGGACGCGGTGGACGAGTGGATGGAACTGGGCGCGCTGCCGGTGATGCTCGAGATCAAGCCCGAGCAGCGCGAACTGCTGGGGCCGGGGCGGACGATCCACCTGCACGCCACCGATGTCGACGACGCCGAGTGGGTCGTCGACCTGACCGGGGAGGTCATCCGGTGGCGGCGGGCGCACGAGAAGGCCGCGGTGGCCGTTCGTGGGCCGTTGGTGGAGCTGTTGCTGGTGCTCTACGGGCGGCGGTCGGTGGGCAGCGGCACGGTCGAGGTGCTGGGGGATGGCGAGCTGCTGGACTTCTTCCTGAAGCGGGTCGCGTTCGGCTGA